From Wolbachia endosymbiont (group A) of Longitarsus flavicornis, the proteins below share one genomic window:
- a CDS encoding RDD family protein — protein MDTEINVKVNYVGFTRRTVAVILDCIILYFPLLILILSIALQDNSEIYVDLLDETKQSTYFYYEIFASALCTVLEILMITKLGGTPGKLLCGMYIKDVGTLKSTTLTQAAVRSISQTIFSIISSLLTHYVSRWSIILPILVLIFAIFDRRKQTFYDKIAKTVVIDYKPS, from the coding sequence ATGGATACTGAAATAAATGTTAAAGTAAATTATGTAGGATTCACAAGGCGTACTGTAGCAGTAATACTTGACTGTATCATACTGTACTTTCCTTTACTCATTTTGATCTTGTCTATTGCATTACAAGACAATAGTGAGATCTATGTTGATCTTCTTGATGAAACTAAACAATCAACATATTTCTATTATGAAATCTTTGCATCAGCGCTGTGCACAGTATTAGAAATACTAATGATAACAAAACTTGGTGGTACTCCAGGAAAGCTGTTGTGTGGCATGTATATCAAAGATGTAGGTACACTTAAAAGTACCACCCTAACACAAGCAGCAGTGAGAAGTATTTCTCAGACAATTTTCTCGATTATTTCTTCTTTGCTGACTCACTATGTTTCTCGGTGGTCTATAATTTTACCAATTTTAGTTTTAATATTTGCGATATTCGACCGGCGCAAGCAGACTTTTTATGATAAAATTGCAAAAACAGTAGTAATAGACTATAAACCTAGTTGA
- a CDS encoding ankyrin repeat domain-containing protein encodes MSIDLSALATNAKKLDEYIDKNEKQERDRKDEQLYGIIERKVKKEEHKREKPRSRDGTLKKCKRLFKEGASPEVLTKLEESLREQEKYYRYYVQCFLPVLDEAIERSKKISNETKKQVISKITDNSRYCFTHNRRDSETESGYGSDVEDDHKVEISNEITNNNALLLKAIKNGNNRKLKKYLKDCTDISSIKAEEGKNILHLIASLEKKQKCKFLGTLIKTVTKKDLAQLINSENQDGKTPFQVALINKVTKEKHESNTIRSNDNTLKFLTKLLEHGASSDNLELSTEKLQDLKEEQKTYYRNFLEKLAEQGKKSKLKPEIRINTEAKIKEIIPHTINTPDSNDNYLLHPVIKNSDKKLFKELLEKGADISLKDTDGNNALHLIVKPETKQKLKLLNILLEASQKEQFIKAVNDKKEGQTPLHQVLQRIQEKNKEPSLKNKIKNVVKKEFKDTGRYKALELFLQNGADITVQDKDEKNALHYIASFKGEQKVACLELILGLVKERKISEDQLREAVNAPNGEENTPLELALKKKAEKRSIEYLPQGTIFDTAAAYDNTTKFCTMLLEIGADPCSLELKDPKFHTKKYYLTLRDLKDYSGTPQKAQEKAKELKEKLEEKYHCKTASKKCKSGIKEAGSGIRKGVSVVAGFIDPAKRTRELLAITITITVIAMVTFAFFQGQMAIGAAIPIIATAGVICLTLTLGFDGIKKLFEKSTNKAQDTFNDKNRSNSTTEQNQASKNPIDNDQQNLGNDSEDLAAKRQQNQSEHTENPATKMSDISILRQFINKLDGLIVSV; translated from the coding sequence ATGAGTATAGATCTAAGTGCACTAGCTACTAATGCAAAAAAATTAGATGAATACATAGATAAAAATGAAAAGCAAGAGCGGGATAGAAAAGACGAACAATTGTATGGCATTATAGAGAGAAAGGTAAAAAAAGAAGAACACAAGCGTGAAAAACCAAGAAGTCGAGATGGAACCCTCAAGAAGTGTAAAAGGTTATTCAAGGAAGGTGCTAGTCCTGAAGTATTAACTAAATTAGAAGAATCACTTAGAGAACAAGAAAAATATTATAGGTATTATGTCCAATGCTTCCTTCCAGTGCTAGATGAAGCAATAGAACGATCGAAAAAAATATCAAATGAAACAAAAAAGCAAGTAATTTCTAAAATTACTGACAATAGCAGATATTGTTTTACCCACAACCGTAGGGACAGCGAAACAGAGAGTGGCTACGGTAGCGATGTTGAAGATGATCATAAAGTAGAAATAAGCAACGAAATAACAAATAACAATGCTCTATTACTAAAAGCGATCAAAAATGGAAATAACAGGAAATTAAAAAAATATCTAAAAGATTGTACGGATATTAGCAGCATAAAAGCTGAAGAAGGGAAAAATATTTTACACCTCATTGCGTCGTTGGAAAAGAAACAGAAATGCAAGTTTCTGGGTACCCTAATAAAAACGGTCACCAAGAAAGATTTAGCACAACTCATTAATAGTGAAAATCAGGACGGAAAAACCCCTTTTCAGGTAGCACTAATTAACAAGGTAACAAAAGAAAAACATGAGTCTAATACAATTCGAAGTAACGATAACACACTTAAGTTTCTTACAAAATTGTTAGAGCATGGAGCCAGCTCTGATAATTTAGAATTATCTACAGAAAAATTACAAGACTTAAAAGAAGAGCAAAAGACATACTATCGTAATTTCTTAGAAAAATTAGCAGAGCAAGGAAAGAAATCTAAATTAAAGCCAGAAATAAGAATCAATACAGAAGCAAAAATTAAAGAAATTATACCACATACCATAAATACTCCAGATAGTAATGATAATTATCTATTACATCCAGTAATTAAAAATAGTGATAAAAAACTTTTTAAAGAACTATTGGAAAAAGGGGCGGATATTAGCCTTAAAGACACAGATGGTAATAATGCTTTACACTTGATTGTTAAACCTGAAACAAAACAAAAACTTAAACTTCTCAATATATTGCTAGAAGCAAGCCAAAAAGAACAATTTATAAAAGCTGTAAATGATAAAAAAGAAGGGCAAACACCGCTCCATCAGGTACTCCAGCGCATACAAGAAAAGAATAAAGAACCTTCATTGAAAAATAAAATAAAAAATGTAGTAAAAAAAGAATTTAAGGATACTGGCAGGTATAAAGCCTTAGAGTTATTTCTACAAAATGGTGCAGATATTACTGTGCAAGATAAAGATGAAAAAAATGCTCTGCACTATATTGCTTCATTCAAAGGAGAACAAAAAGTTGCATGTTTGGAATTGATTTTAGGTTTAGTAAAAGAAAGAAAAATATCTGAAGATCAATTAAGAGAGGCTGTGAATGCACCTAATGGAGAAGAGAACACACCCCTAGAATTGGCATTAAAGAAAAAAGCAGAAAAAAGAAGTATCGAATACTTACCGCAAGGAACAATTTTTGATACAGCAGCTGCTTATGACAATACAACAAAATTTTGTACAATGCTGCTAGAAATAGGCGCTGATCCCTGTTCTCTGGAGCTGAAAGATCCAAAATTCCATACTAAAAAGTACTATTTAACTTTACGAGATCTAAAAGATTATTCAGGGACTCCACAGAAAGCACAGGAGAAAGCTAAAGAACTAAAAGAGAAGCTTGAGGAAAAATACCACTGTAAAACTGCTTCAAAAAAATGCAAGTCTGGCATTAAAGAAGCAGGTTCTGGTATAAGAAAAGGAGTATCTGTTGTAGCAGGATTCATAGATCCGGCAAAAAGGACCCGCGAACTGTTAGCAATCACGATAACGATTACTGTTATTGCAATGGTAACATTTGCTTTCTTTCAGGGTCAAATGGCAATTGGAGCAGCCATTCCTATCATAGCTACTGCTGGAGTTATATGTCTTACTCTCACTTTAGGGTTTGATGGTATTAAGAAACTTTTTGAAAAATCGACCAACAAAGCACAGGACACATTTAACGACAAAAATCGCTCTAATTCAACAACAGAGCAGAATCAAGCTTCGAAGAACCCTATTGACAATGATCAACAGAATTTAGGAAATGATTCTGAAGACCTGGCAGCAAAAAGACAACAAAATCAATCAGAGCATACAGAAAACCCAGCTACCAAAATGAGCGATATATCAATACTACGTCAATTCATAAATAAGCTAGATGGGCTAATTGTATCCGTTTAG
- the dnaA gene encoding chromosomal replication initiator protein DnaA — MNLTSPKVSTMFFDQIITVTDHNVTWEKIQNCLYNLYGEATYNSWLSSLKFVSSRNGEVLLSVSTRFIKEWITVHYMKKILSLWQSEDKSIRSIDIQVIEERNSNFNVILKNREESNHNLGSPLDPRFTFDNFVVGKPNELAFTAAKRVAESIDPILGSNPLFLYGGVGLGKTHLMHAIAWHIVNSPSEKRKVVYLSAEKFMYQYITALRSKDIMLFKEQFRSVDVLMVDDVQFISGKDSTQEEFFHTFNALIDQNKQLVISADRSPSDLDGVEERIKSRLGWGLVADINETTFELRLGILQAKVEQMNMYVPKDVLEFLARNIKSNIRELEGALNKVAHTSLIGRSMTVESASETLIDLLRSNHRSVTIEEIQKKVAEFFNIKVADMQSNRRLRSLARPRQIAMYFAKKFTQKSLPDIGRSFGGRDHATVIHAVKQVENFIRTDSKFADEINRLKKMFK; from the coding sequence ATGAACTTAACTAGCCCTAAGGTTTCTACTATGTTTTTTGATCAGATTATTACAGTAACAGATCACAATGTTACTTGGGAAAAAATCCAAAATTGTCTTTATAATCTTTATGGAGAAGCAACATATAACAGCTGGCTGAGTTCGCTAAAATTTGTCAGTAGCAGAAATGGGGAAGTTCTTTTATCCGTGTCAACAAGGTTTATAAAAGAGTGGATTACAGTTCATTACATGAAAAAAATATTATCATTATGGCAAAGCGAAGATAAAAGTATACGTTCTATTGATATTCAAGTAATTGAGGAAAGGAATTCAAATTTTAATGTTATACTAAAAAACAGAGAGGAAAGTAATCATAATCTTGGTTCGCCGCTGGATCCAAGGTTCACTTTTGATAATTTTGTAGTGGGAAAGCCAAATGAATTAGCATTTACGGCGGCAAAGCGTGTGGCAGAATCTATAGATCCAATATTAGGTAGCAATCCTTTGTTTCTATATGGTGGAGTGGGACTTGGTAAAACACATCTAATGCATGCTATAGCTTGGCACATAGTCAATTCCCCATCAGAAAAAAGAAAAGTAGTATATTTATCAGCAGAGAAATTCATGTACCAATATATTACAGCGCTGCGAAGCAAAGATATTATGTTATTTAAAGAGCAATTTAGATCAGTAGATGTATTGATGGTAGATGATGTGCAATTTATCAGTGGTAAAGATAGTACACAAGAAGAATTTTTTCACACTTTCAATGCATTGATAGACCAAAATAAACAATTGGTTATATCAGCTGATAGGTCTCCTAGTGATCTTGATGGAGTGGAAGAAAGAATAAAATCACGACTCGGTTGGGGGTTGGTGGCAGATATTAATGAAACAACTTTTGAATTAAGACTTGGTATATTGCAGGCAAAAGTGGAGCAGATGAATATGTATGTTCCGAAAGATGTCCTAGAGTTTTTAGCAAGGAACATAAAATCTAATATAAGAGAATTAGAAGGAGCATTAAATAAGGTTGCCCATACCTCATTAATTGGAAGAAGTATGACGGTAGAATCAGCTAGTGAAACCCTAATCGATCTTCTTAGGTCAAATCATAGGTCAGTCACAATAGAAGAAATACAAAAGAAAGTAGCTGAATTTTTCAATATAAAGGTTGCAGATATGCAATCTAATAGAAGGCTTCGCAGTCTTGCAAGGCCAAGACAAATAGCTATGTATTTTGCCAAAAAATTTACGCAAAAAAGCCTACCAGATATTGGAAGAAGCTTTGGTGGCAGAGACCATGCTACTGTTATACATGCAGTAAAGCAAGTAGAAAATTTTATAAGAACCGACTCAAAATTTGCTGATGAAATCAATCGATTAAAAAAAATGTTTAAGTAG
- the icd gene encoding isocitrate dehydrogenase, translating into MSTPITVAYGDGIGPEIMEAVLSILREAEAKISIDIIEIGERVYSKEWSHGISPSGWESIERTKILLKSPTTTPQGKGHKSLNVALRKNLGLYANIRPCISYHPVIENKFDKFDIVVIRENEEDVYTGIEHRLTGDSYQCTKIITRSGSEKICRYAFEYAKKHSRKKVTCLTKDNIMKMTDGTFHAAFDRIAKEYPDIKAEHYIVDIGMARVATEPENFDVIVTENLYGDILSDIVAQTSGSVGLAGSSNIGNEYAMFEAVHGSAPDIAGKNIANPSGLLNAAVHMLVYIGQVSTAKLIYDAWLKTLEDGIHTADLYKEKRSKQKVGTKEFAEAVIDNLGKKPKTLSELIIGSDPNSKVDKIQDNYEQDYKIKKLVGSDITLAWNKSSNFDQVVKLFESSNLQMIAIYSKGLAIWPGSSKSLRDQITCRFIANNEKQAITNSDVNNLLIKLEENSFDVVRMDKLYLYDGKEGFFS; encoded by the coding sequence ATGTCAACACCAATCACAGTTGCATATGGTGACGGTATCGGACCAGAGATTATGGAAGCGGTGCTGTCGATATTGCGCGAAGCGGAAGCAAAGATCTCAATAGATATTATTGAAATAGGTGAGCGTGTTTATAGTAAGGAATGGTCTCACGGAATTTCTCCAAGTGGTTGGGAGTCTATTGAAAGGACAAAGATATTACTTAAATCTCCAACAACAACTCCGCAAGGTAAAGGCCACAAAAGCTTGAACGTTGCACTGAGAAAAAATCTAGGGTTATATGCAAACATCAGGCCGTGTATTTCATATCATCCTGTTATAGAAAATAAATTCGATAAGTTTGATATCGTAGTGATACGCGAAAATGAAGAGGACGTTTACACCGGAATAGAGCACAGGCTCACTGGTGACTCTTACCAATGCACTAAAATTATTACTAGATCTGGCTCAGAGAAGATATGCAGGTACGCTTTTGAATATGCAAAAAAACATAGTAGAAAGAAGGTAACTTGTCTTACTAAAGATAACATAATGAAAATGACTGACGGAACTTTCCATGCAGCGTTTGATCGCATTGCAAAGGAATACCCGGACATAAAGGCAGAACATTATATAGTTGATATTGGCATGGCACGTGTTGCCACAGAACCGGAGAATTTCGATGTTATAGTAACCGAGAACTTATATGGCGATATATTATCGGACATTGTGGCGCAAACCTCTGGATCTGTGGGACTCGCTGGAAGTAGCAATATAGGTAATGAATATGCAATGTTTGAAGCAGTGCACGGTTCTGCTCCTGATATTGCAGGAAAAAACATAGCTAATCCTTCTGGTCTTTTAAATGCTGCAGTGCATATGTTGGTCTACATCGGTCAAGTGAGTACTGCAAAACTAATTTACGATGCATGGCTCAAGACTTTGGAGGATGGAATACACACTGCCGATTTATATAAGGAGAAAAGGAGTAAACAGAAAGTTGGTACAAAAGAATTTGCAGAAGCTGTTATAGATAATCTAGGAAAAAAACCGAAAACATTATCTGAGCTTATAATTGGCAGTGATCCAAATAGTAAAGTGGATAAAATACAGGATAATTATGAACAGGATTATAAGATTAAAAAACTAGTGGGTAGCGATATAACGCTTGCTTGGAACAAATCCAGCAATTTTGATCAAGTAGTAAAGTTATTTGAATCAAGTAATCTGCAAATGATAGCAATATACTCAAAAGGACTTGCAATTTGGCCAGGAAGTTCAAAATCTTTAAGAGACCAAATAACCTGTAGGTTTATCGCAAATAATGAAAAGCAAGCTATTACAAATAGTGATGTAAATAACTTGCTAATCAAACTCGAGGAAAATAGCTTTGACGTGGTGAGAATGGATAAGTTGTATTTATATGATGGGAAAGAGGGGTTTTTCTCTTAA
- a CDS encoding glutamine synthetase — MIILNNLSCHAVFGIELEFYIEGIEKEYLFLSSIKNKIASLEFSCEKENSTHQYEIKSGCYTNSDNLIKHFELAKQSLTETAQKLGGNVSFKAKPYLDRAGSALNVHVNLVNSNNDNLFYSNEQKYSDYLIHSIGGLCAMMKKHMLFFAPNDDSYLRFQYPDIHTPTTISWGVNNRTAAIRIPHFGNDSKRCRLEHRVPGADCNLEKVLTAIIEGIVFGIENKIAPPNRVYGIASDPQYKMESLI; from the coding sequence ATGATTATATTAAATAATTTGAGTTGTCATGCTGTATTCGGTATTGAACTAGAGTTTTACATTGAAGGAATAGAAAAAGAATATTTATTTCTGAGTAGCATCAAAAATAAAATAGCATCTCTTGAATTTTCTTGCGAGAAGGAGAATTCTACACATCAATATGAGATAAAAAGTGGTTGTTATACAAACTCCGACAATTTAATCAAGCATTTTGAGTTAGCAAAACAATCACTTACTGAAACAGCACAAAAACTAGGTGGGAATGTTTCTTTTAAAGCAAAGCCCTATTTGGATAGAGCAGGCAGTGCATTAAATGTGCATGTTAATCTCGTGAATTCAAATAACGATAACTTATTTTATAGCAATGAGCAAAAGTACAGTGACTATCTGATTCACAGTATTGGTGGATTATGTGCAATGATGAAAAAACATATGTTGTTCTTTGCTCCAAATGATGATTCATATTTAAGATTTCAGTACCCGGATATTCATACTCCAACTACGATTAGTTGGGGAGTAAATAACAGAACTGCTGCGATAAGAATTCCCCATTTTGGCAACGATTCCAAAAGATGCCGCCTAGAGCACCGTGTTCCTGGAGCAGATTGTAACCTTGAAAAGGTACTTACAGCAATAATTGAAGGTATAGTTTTTGGTATAGAGAACAAAATTGCTCCGCCAAATAGAGTGTATGGCATTGCATCTGATCCTCAATATAAGATGGAGAGTTTGATATAA